The sequence AGATAATAGAGCATCATTTCCTATTGCATGATGAGAACAACCAGAATCGACGATCCACTCCTTCTCATAATCAATGAAAACATTTGCTTCTGTAAATGCAGCAGCTTGGTGCACAGGAGAAATTATTTGCTGATCAAAGAATTCAATGGAAAAACATTTCTCCCAATTCGGTTCAGATTCACTACACTCATCTGCAACATTTGCACCTATTTCCTACAATTTTACAcgacattttgacttgatatGGCCTGGTTTTTCACATCGATCACAAACTAACTTCACTCGACAATCACGTTTGATATGCCCCTGCTTTTCACAACGATAACAAGTGATTGAAGTCTTCTTAGGCTGTTCATGGCTCTTGCTCCCAGAGGTATAATTCCTTCTCCTGTGGTCCTTAGAGAAAAGAACTTCCTCTTTCTGAAATTTTCTGTTGCTTTGCCCAACCCTGTGTTGAAGATATAAATAGCATAAATTCGCTCCTTAAACCATGAATCAAGTAACGACGCAAGCGAGAACTGCTCACAGGTTCCTCTGGACCCAAATATGAAATTTCAGAACACAAATTCTTAACCTTCAAAAGATATTCTTCGATTGAAAGGTTCTCTTGAGTTGTAATAGCCAATTGATTCTCAAGAAATTGCAATAGAGCTGTATCATTCTTGATAAACAGCTTACCAAGTGTCTCCCATACATCTTTTGGTGAATTCAAATCACAAACATGCTAAATGCACTCTTTGCTAATTGATGTCCTCAAAGCAAATAAAGCTTTCCCACACTTTATCCTCCATTTCCTTCGCAATTCGACATTTTAGGGAATATCTTTTGAAATTGTCGCATCGTCACTAGAGATAAGATCCCACAAATCATGTGCTTGTAAATAAGCTTCCATACGTAGCTTCCAATAATTGTAATTACTACCAACCAGCTTGTCTATAGAGGCCTGAGGAGCACTTCCACCATTCATCTTTTAGAGTAATAAAATCACGAGTTTGAAAGACCAATAGTTTGAAAGcccaagctctgataccatgtaccaaaattaaaacaacaacaacaatttAAGAAGTGAATGATTTTATTActctaaaagaataaatacaaGAGAAAGAGTTAAAACTAAAGTACTgcagaaaattgaaaattacaGACCTTTACTTAAACTAGAACTCCTAACTAATTGACTAAAAAATAGCTAACCACTTCTACAATTATTCCACAACTATTATTACACATAAcagatttctaaaaaataagaataacaaAGACAACTTATAAACTAAGAGTCGGCGCATACATATCATATAATTACCGTATTTCATTCAATAGTGGAGAATTTTTAACGGCCTCGATTTATTTGCCACTGGCCAGATTAGAAATTTAAACTTCAGAAATAACAAGAGTTATTGTTAATAACAATATTTGCATCATGTTTCATGCAAACATATTATTGAGATGTCAATAATTCGACGCATGAATTTCTCCTGGGCGGCCAAACCGAGAAAGCAATGTTTACCGCACAGCAATAATGCGACACCGAGGCAAGGCAAAAAATGACAGGTATGTCGTAATATCATTTAAGCTTGAACAAGAGTGTGTTGATTACTATCTTGAAAAGATACTCTTTTGCGTTTGTGTACGAGTGGCTTGGCAGTGCATCGTACTACTACAACCCAAAATATGGACTCCTCTTTTTATTACCTACCAAACCTCATATCACAATCATAGAGATTATTATAGtaaataagaaattcaaatttgttacactataaaattaaattagaaaaatagtaAAGAAGATTAACTTATTCTATTcgatttaaaaatagaaattattaataataaattctaaattaaaactAGTGTTAGCGACAactgtttaatattttaatattgatttagttatttaaaaagttaattaaatattttaatataattgtcGAGAATTAAGAAACTATAAGCTGTTGTGCaatatttatatcaaaacCCTTCACTGAATCATAACATCCACCGTAAACGTTGGACCACAGTATGTGGGTTGGCGcctcttctttttctgaaaaaagaaaattgaattcagatattaatttatcttttgtaAGAGAAGAGTTCAACAGTACATATCTATGCTTGGTTTTTTATGTGCCAAAAGTCAAACTATGACCATATTTATTTCACGGAAAAGTCGAGAAACAAAATAGCTACTCCACTGCTATCATCCATTCACCacatacatattaatatatgtaatatttaattataattttatatttagaataattaattcaagCTCATAAATCAAAGtgtgaaattaaaattatctattttatgctataaaataaatttaccacATAGTTTTCTTGGAGAAAGGAACAAGACAACTATCTTACACATTTGCAACTTATGGGCCGAATGACTTCTTTATATAGGGCTTCATTATGATTCTTTGGGCTATTTAGATTGGGCTGGCAAGGCTTGAACTCCGATTTGGATATTTCATGATAttattggttttttttttcaatctttttcttttaaaaagccCAGCTCGTTTATATTAATGAGTATATTTTCCCGAGCATGAAGTTACTTGGATCTCTGAAACAAATATCATAACAATTGtatttatatctaaaaaagATTGCTTACAAAAACACTCCTTTCAAACTAAAAGTTTTGTGAAAATAGGCGCCTCTTTTCTCCTCAACTTGTAACCTTTGTTACCTGAAGCACgatataaaacatatttacCGTACCAATTGGTACTATCTTAGCTATCCTACAGCTGCAGAAAAAGTGACTGATAGCATCTCTCTAGTTCCTACAATtagaaatgataaaaaagaaccgattaaaaataatatatattgttagatttttaaaaataactaagggttcgattttctgtttttcatcacctttccatCTTCTTTATTGTCATTTTcgttatttatattattcatttaaaaattacgataaatatcaactaaaatttaatagaaaaatataacatgATGATATTCTATAATCACATTGACATAATAAATGATAACTTTCAATGAATGATTGGTAAAgaaatgattaaaaagaaaacttatgCAAtgttttttaactttttttcaCCTGGCCGATTAAATGCATTTTTATTGTCTACCACTTTATTTTTTGCATGGACATGCATCTCGGTTAGAGCACATCGATAAATAAAACAGGAACTCCAATTATTAACCACACCTTTAACCTTTTCGTGAAAAGAACTTTCTTGAAGAAAGAAATGTATAGGGATAATCTTATGCGGTGGTTGGATATGAAGTAATTATCTAAGTTAAGCTTCGATTCATTGCACCAATTCATGATTTTTCAATTGTTTGGTCACTGCTGTGTCTTGTCATGAAAAAAGTGAGAGCACATAGAATTCCATAATCACCAAAAGTTCATTTTAGATTCTGAAATTGTTCATTTCAACTACCTTTCAGgatttctaaaaattagagaaaatattcAACTAACAACTTTATTTCAAGGAATAATTACACTAATAGCCATTTATATTCTCCCTTCATTTCAATTCAGGTAcggaatttctttttattttatttaatcatttaattttaattttttataatttagtcccttttaaaaaattcatatgttataattttattttttattttttttaccaatctttaattactaaaatgactaaactgtaataaaagttaaaactaAAACATATTAGATTGACATATTATTATCTAAGCTTTGTATATATACtgtaataaatagaaaaatgataagaattatgaatattttagattttgataatagatgattgacacatattttattatttaaaattaataaatatattatcaatcATCTATCAGtttaatatatagataaaaacACATATCAAGCCTAGATAAAAAAACTTCTTTTAACAATAAAGAAAGTAATGCTTCGTCtaactttaaaatttctatcatttttaataaaaagaatatatagcTCATATTTCAGCTTTAAACTAATATCATATGATTGATATAATTTGATATCTCATTtgtttattgatataattcaCATTTCACCTATTTATTTGATGAGTATATAGATTGGGTTTGGACGTGTCACATGCGTGTAGTCCATAAACTGTCAAATTAATGTGCCTTTCTGAGTTTTACAATTGTAAGTTTCAAACACCTTTGGCAAAATGTGTTTGATGCTTTCTTAATAAGAAATGAgtacaaaataattataatctaatttaataaaattacttgTAAAAGAATACAAAGAAAGCTTGTTCATAAAATGAAAGTCCGGAGGATTTGGCATCTTGAATTTTGTGTTTATGTCCTTAATTGTGTGtcatctttcatttttatttcttgtcAGTGTTGTTGAGACGTAGAACTTCAAAATAACTCTCACTTTTAAAATCTTCCTCTACTTTGTTTgttcttattcttttcatattaaccgtgtttattaaataaattaactaaacaattttaattaatttaatttatttcagtAATTAATTACTTTGACCAGGCTTGAAATTTTAGGCCGAAGTCGGCATTCTGGGCCTCAATTGTTGGACCACAAAATTATGGTTGAAACATCCATCTCAATAGTTTTCTTGATCTTGTAATTGTCAGTGgaaaaactttaattaaatgTATCACATACATCAAATTGCTCAATATTATATTAGGAATTGAAGAAGAGAAATTCTTGAAATTATGATCTACAAAATGTAAAGTTTGCTGAAAACGTTAaagtcaaaataataaaagaaggacaaaaacaaaagaagaaattgaagagaaaatatgaaaattataatcaaattgcTCGATTTGAACTCTACCCTTGTAATTGGATTCATGAAATATATCATGAAGTTTTCTCcacaatatattaaaagagaaaaagaaaaacattgaattgataactaaaattatatactttCAGAACTTTTCAAACTTGTTTAAAACGAGGTAGCTAGCTAGATTTTCTTGTCTGAATGCATGTTAGAGACTGAATGGCGATATTGGCACGGCTCAATCAGATTAAAGAACTCAGCAGGCAGCTGAGTGCTTCGATTTGATTGAACCATGCCAACATCAGATTTCCTCCAACTCTACATATTATATACGTACATGCTTTTTATCAAGAAAAACGAAGCACCGCCAATTAATTTGCATGCACCAATTTAATCACGACgacatataaaagaaaagggagatCAGTAACaaaccaagaaaagaaaaaaagaagaagaagatgtatataatataataacataaCAATAAGAATGGTTCCACAAATCTATGCTTTATATAAGCAATTGTAATGAGATATAGGAGTAAAATCTGTTGATTGTGTATGTTAATAATTTGACCACTATTCACCGAAAGGTTCCCACCTTgcttctttattattattattattatcattattatttttggttaCAGAAAGTTGCTACTTTAATTCTTCTATTACACCTAATGGTTTGGGCAGGTTTGATCTATCAGGCGTGTCGGATAATTGTTGGAAATTACAACAATTATATGATTCTGCTATCATTAATTGGTTAATAATTGTCATCGCGTTGCTGTCATCCTATCATCACCATTCCTCAAATCTCTCTTCACCCTTttgtgaagaagaagatataTTTGATGTCATTGcattttatactaaaagtgTAATAGAACTAATAGTTACAGTAAATCTATCCAACCCAGTTTGATCCGGATTAGAAAGGGAATTATGTAAacttttctgattttttatgtatttatatataatggtGTAAATGTGTAATGATTTGGGTGCTCTTAgtaaaatttgtatttgaggttagagtttttcttttctttttttagagtttgaaatttaaaattaattacttgtCTTTATCTTAGTTAATGCTATTATGCATAAATTCTAAAGAGAGATTTTTACCTAAATTTAGTATATACACCgtaattaataagaaaatgatatgTATGTATGAGTGTTTcacattttaatattgaataattgacacatatttcattatttaaaactaataaatatgtgCTAATTATTCATCGATTTGATGTATAGATGAGCTTATACACCAAATCTAAGTAAgaatttttcaactttaaataacttaatatCTCTCATTTATTCAatactttgatttttttttctttctgttttattatctctctcttctttttttttttcttttttttctgttttttaatctatataaattttcgctctttctctccttctttggagttttcttcttatttcttcAAATGTCAATTAAGTCAATAAAGAAGAGCAGATAAATTATCTCCCCATGTTGCTCTTTTCCTGAGATTGTTTGGGAAAGAATCCTGCAGGCCAATCTCTTTCAAAGAGGTTGTTTATGGTGGAAAAGAGAAATCAATAACTTCTCTAGAAAGACAGAGGTAAGTCAATGTCGAGTTGTGTCAGAAGATAAAGCCTTTTTATAACATTCTTATCTAACCTATCAAATGTTATAACatttttatctattagatttgactataattattctaaatttattaaaaataaattctaattttcatAATCGAGTAAATcgtcataaaataataatattttagacattcattttaaatttaatgcatataattactcaattaattaaattaatagaataacATTTTAAGCGTTTATTTATTTGGTGGAATTGCCACGTATGAAATTAAATACGATTTTACAAAGAAATAGCTAATTTCTTTCTCAATAAAGATGGGAAACATGCCCAATATCATAAACATGGCCTGTTATATTTGCCCAACTTACGAGGATTCTAATCTGAATTTTTATTGCTTTGCctctttaaaattatctttaataCGGTGTAGTTAattcaagataaataaatgttaTAAAGCCATGAACTTgagactaaaataaaaaagaaatgttcaATTAAAGAAACTGAAAATTGATGATGAAGCTAATGTTTTATAAGAGAGAGAAATTACGTAATGAAGACAATGACGGTTTTGATTATGGACTTTCCTATTCACGGATTGCAATAAATATCCTCATCTGCCTACTAAATATCTAGAGttggatatttatttttcagcattcaaaaagaaatattatattggTCTACCTTAACATTACACTAAATCATagttaaatattgaaaataaaaattcaatattaaatttttattgaataagaagaaaatatagcaCACTCAGgaatatttactttttcttttttatttattattctaggTAAAGCAGTGCAGTAAGATGTTGGTGTGCTAATTGCAGAGGTACAGAGATATGGCTATGCAAGTGCCTTAATTTCCTTAACTAATTCTGCAATAAACTTATCCTGAATTTCTTCATTTAACAAGAACTCCCTCCACTTCTTATGGTTTGCTCTTATGGATTTACTTGGCTCTTTCTCAACTTCCACCATCACTCTTCTCACAGCTTTGTCAATATCCTCCTTCCCAAAGTACCCATCTTCATTTCTCCTATTTACCTCAACCCCAGCCTTCATGCACTCGGAAAAAAGCTTGGAGTTCAAGCACTGGTCACCTTTTAAAGGCAGCAGCACCAATTGACAGTCATTGATCACGGCTTCAATTAAAGAGCTAAAACCTGAGTGGCACAAGTAGCATCCTACACTTTTATGCGCTAAAAGAAGCTGCTGTTGAACCCAACCTGTATGCACAATCCCTCTATCCTTCGTCCTCTCCAAGAATCCTTCTGGCAAAGTCCTGTTGATCTCGTCATACGCATCAACCCCAACTGAGAAATTCATGATTAGAATAAATGGCAAACCAGTGAGTTCCAAACCAAGAGCAAGCTCTTTTATTTGGTCATCTTGCAAGAACGTTTCGCTTCCAAAAGAGCATAAGATGACAGATTTAGGAGGAAACTGGCCTAACCATTTATCCCATTTTTCCTCAAGCAAACCTGACGTTGGCTCAGGGACAAGAGGGCCGGCCAAGAGAACCCGTTTCTGAAACTGGTTcaataagaaatttatataaggTCCTTCCATTTCGTTGCATGTCTTAAAGACAATGGCATCACATTTATGATGGCCTTCGGTGACTCTATCGAATACACTAGGGCCATTGTCAAAATGCTTAAATACATATGATATGTTTTGAGCTTGGAATTCTTTCATTGAAATAAGTGGAGATGAAGGAAACCCCGTTGGCGGTTTCATGAGATCGTCAACATTTGTTGCGGTAGATCTAGCAGGGACCATAATGTAAGCTCCAGATATGGCAGAGAAAACAGAGAATCCTATTGTTTTAATACCAAGTTCAGAGGCAATTTCTGGTATCCATTGTATAAGGAAATCAAACAGAATGAAATGGGGTTTGAGTTGAGATAAAAGGGTCTTGATTTGAGGCTGCATGAGATCTATAGCCTTCTTGAAAAGATCAGCCATGGCTGGAGTCATTTCTGAAGTGTTGTCAAGGCCTTGAGGAAGACCCGCAACAGGAGGGATTGAGATGGGGATGATCCTGGAATTAGGAGTTGGTAAAAGAGAAGACTTAATGCGAGGGATATTACCTGAAGCAGATAGGAAAGACACTTCAATTCCATGTAGAGAAAGCTTGTTGCAAAGCTGCACAAATGGATTTATGTGACCAAATGCAAGCCATGGAAACATCACTATGTGAATCTGAGATGGGATTCTGGTGCAGGTGGACATCTTTGTTGTTGAATGTTCAAGTGCTCTTACTATCTTTTTCCTGAAAATGACCAAGAAGCTCGCGTCATTTAAAGTGAGAAATACATAGAGAATCAATCATCTGCTTGAGGTGGTAGCTAGATCTTGTGGTTGGAAAAGTTTGCTAGGATTAGTTGAGTTACAACTTGCAACTAATGGTCTAGTAAAAAGTTATTGCAATCGAGACCGATTACTCATCAATGCAGACAATACTGACGGTGCAGTCAAAATTTTTTACTGATGACTTACCTAAGAATATAATGAAATGAGCCTTCTAGAAATCCTgcaaaggaagaaaagttaGAGAGAATATAAGCTTACCTTTACATATCCTTGCCTCTCCTAATCCCAGTAGTCTAAGGAgatgtctttttatttaataatatcatgGCCCATCCGAGCTACTTTGCCTCTCCTACCTTTATAGGATTCAGCTTTCTTTGTCCTTTTTGTATTTGTGGTGTCATCATTTACTATTCTTtgatcatataaataaatgcaTTACATAGCTGGCTTGGAGTGAACCGTAATTCCAACTGAAATAATGTGCGAACAACCTCGtcgaattttattttttttattgaaacttaatattgaataacaccaaaaaaaaaaaaccgagtaaaattctaaaaaaaccaaaaatcaGACTGAACTATTCTTGTTAGGACCgttagattattttttataagttcaatttagattttataaaaatcaaaattatatcggttgaattttatattaaaaaattgaaatccACTCCAAATCAGCTTATTGTTTTTGACTTTTTCATCAAATCAAGCTCAGACAAATTTCAATGGATTTGCATGCTTGAAAACAAAACCAATAGCCTAATCCATTAACCAATCATCAGTTACAGCTGCAGCTAGGGTTAGAGCACGGAtcggtccaattcggttatttataaatcatcAGTATCGTACCAAACCTCggttcttttaaaattgaaggtaccagtattgtaccaaacataaaaggatccaTACCGTATTGTATCAATTTTTACGGTTAAATATAGTtcggttcggtgctattttcggttctaaaaaatttaaaaaacacaattttaatctcatctttaatcaaatacatatagagaaaatatgattaccaacctaaagaaagtagcatgaaaatctgaattagaattgtaatctcattcttgaacaacctgt comes from Ricinus communis isolate WT05 ecotype wild-type chromosome 5, ASM1957865v1, whole genome shotgun sequence and encodes:
- the LOC8271431 gene encoding anthocyanidin-3-O-glucoside rhamnosyltransferase, producing the protein MSTCTRIPSQIHIVMFPWLAFGHINPFVQLCNKLSLHGIEVSFLSASGNIPRIKSSLLPTPNSRIIPISIPPVAGLPQGLDNTSEMTPAMADLFKKAIDLMQPQIKTLLSQLKPHFILFDFLIQWIPEIASELGIKTIGFSVFSAISGAYIMVPARSTATNVDDLMKPPTGFPSSPLISMKEFQAQNISYVFKHFDNGPSVFDRVTEGHHKCDAIVFKTCNEMEGPYINFLLNQFQKRVLLAGPLVPEPTSGLLEEKWDKWLGQFPPKSVILCSFGSETFLQDDQIKELALGLELTGLPFILIMNFSVGVDAYDEINRTLPEGFLERTKDRGIVHTGWVQQQLLLAHKSVGCYLCHSGFSSLIEAVINDCQLVLLPLKGDQCLNSKLFSECMKAGVEVNRRNEDGYFGKEDIDKAVRRVMVEVEKEPSKSIRANHKKWREFLLNEEIQDKFIAELVKEIKALA